In Nitrospiria bacterium, a single genomic region encodes these proteins:
- a CDS encoding glycosyltransferase — protein sequence MSFDSRPSHASGKRILIATFGSLGDLHPYLAIAKELKSRGHRPLIVTLDRYREAVEGEGIEFTVMRPLESQLGSPEEVVRRVIHPRKGPVYLIRRVVMPFVREGYEDLFRAAAGADLLVSHPITFALPLVAEKRGIPWVSTVLSPMSFFSSHDPSVIPAAPWLHLLRRLGIGPYRWIFGLAKAVSASWEKPLHDLRAEIGLPPSKKVAMFEGQFSPRLNLALFSRWLAEPQPDWPANTEICGFAHYDGRPSSAVSGELKTFLAAGEAPIVFTLGSSVSMDPGDFFQKALEAANRLGRRAVLITGSLPSDDIDESEHLKVFPYLPYSEVFPYASVVVHPGGIGTTAQALAAGRPMLVTPAAFDQPDNARRAARLGIARVVPFRKVTSRVLQRNIAELAADRRYADRAAQMGERLRGENGAKRACDLLEKS from the coding sequence ATGTCATTCGATAGCCGTCCTTCCCACGCATCCGGCAAGCGCATCCTGATCGCGACATTCGGGTCGCTGGGCGATCTCCATCCCTATCTGGCGATCGCGAAGGAACTCAAGTCCCGCGGCCACCGGCCGTTGATCGTCACGCTCGACCGTTATCGCGAGGCGGTCGAGGGCGAGGGCATCGAGTTCACGGTGATGCGTCCGCTTGAGTCCCAGTTGGGCAGCCCGGAGGAAGTCGTCCGGCGGGTCATTCACCCCCGCAAGGGTCCGGTGTATCTCATCCGGCGCGTGGTGATGCCTTTTGTGCGGGAAGGCTACGAGGATCTTTTCCGCGCCGCCGCGGGCGCGGATCTTCTGGTGTCGCACCCAATAACCTTTGCGCTGCCGCTCGTGGCGGAGAAGCGGGGGATTCCATGGGTCTCAACGGTGCTGTCGCCGATGAGTTTTTTCTCGAGCCATGACCCGTCCGTGATTCCGGCCGCGCCGTGGCTTCATCTCCTGCGAAGGCTCGGGATCGGCCCGTATCGCTGGATATTCGGATTGGCAAAGGCCGTGAGCGCCTCCTGGGAGAAACCGCTTCATGATCTTCGCGCCGAGATCGGGCTGCCGCCCTCAAAAAAGGTCGCGATGTTCGAGGGTCAATTCTCGCCGCGGCTCAATCTCGCGCTTTTCTCGCGGTGGCTCGCGGAGCCCCAGCCCGACTGGCCGGCGAATACGGAAATCTGCGGCTTCGCCCACTACGATGGCCGTCCGAGCTCCGCCGTTTCCGGCGAGCTTAAGACCTTTCTTGCAGCCGGAGAAGCGCCGATTGTCTTCACACTGGGTTCATCGGTTTCGATGGACCCGGGGGATTTTTTCCAAAAGGCGCTTGAGGCGGCGAACCGGCTCGGCCGGCGGGCCGTCCTGATCACGGGCTCCTTGCCGTCCGACGACATCGATGAGTCGGAACATCTCAAGGTATTCCCGTATCTTCCGTATTCCGAGGTTTTTCCCTACGCATCCGTCGTTGTTCATCCGGGCGGCATCGGCACGACGGCCCAGGCGCTGGCGGCCGGCCGCCCGATGCTCGTGACGCCCGCGGCGTTTGATCAACCCGACAACGCCCGTCGTGCGGCGCGCCTGGGGATCGCCCGCGTCGTGCCGTTCCGGAAGGTCACATCAAGAGTCCTGCAAAGGAATATCGCCGAGCTTGCGGCCGATCGGAGATACGCCGACCGGGCGGCCCAAATGGGGGAGCGGCTTCGCGGTGAGAACGGCGCGAAACGCGCCTGCGACCTTCTGGAAAAAAGTTGA
- a CDS encoding antibiotic biosynthesis monooxygenase — MRGMAMTPEPPYYAVIFTSVRTDTDEGYKETSERMLKLAAAQPGYLGVESVREAGLGITVSYWKTPEAIRSWKRQMEHREAQRKGRETWYRSYRIRICKVEREYGFDTGP; from the coding sequence ATGAGGGGCATGGCCATGACTCCGGAGCCGCCGTATTATGCCGTGATATTCACATCGGTGCGGACGGATACCGATGAGGGTTATAAGGAAACCTCCGAACGGATGCTGAAACTCGCCGCCGCGCAGCCCGGATATCTTGGTGTGGAATCGGTTCGCGAAGCAGGGCTGGGAATCACGGTTTCGTATTGGAAAACACCCGAAGCGATCCGGTCCTGGAAGCGGCAGATGGAACACAGGGAGGCGCAACGAAAAGGCCGGGAGACCTGGTATCGATCTTACCGGATCCGGATCTGCAAGGTCGAGCGTGAATACGGTTTCGACACCGGTCCCTAA
- the rsmD gene encoding 16S rRNA (guanine(966)-N(2))-methyltransferase RsmD, translated as MRVIAGEAKGRRLRSPRGTEVRPTSDKVKEALFSILGNRIVDARMLDLFAGTGAIGIEALSRGAARVVFVETDRAMTDLLEKNLTACGFQSRAEIHRTDAFKFLKRTHGPYDLIFADPPYHAWPLKKLLPALGRGAMISPGGLLIVEHFRKTALPKPSGKLRVVRAYEYGDTVLTLYREESSPG; from the coding sequence ATGCGCGTGATTGCGGGAGAAGCGAAGGGACGGCGGCTTAGAAGCCCCCGCGGGACGGAGGTCCGCCCGACCTCGGACAAGGTGAAGGAGGCGCTGTTTTCGATTCTGGGGAACCGGATCGTGGACGCGCGTATGCTGGATCTGTTCGCCGGAACCGGCGCGATCGGGATCGAGGCCTTAAGCCGCGGCGCCGCCCGGGTCGTTTTCGTCGAGACGGATCGCGCCATGACCGATCTTCTCGAAAAGAATCTCACGGCCTGCGGATTTCAATCCCGCGCCGAGATCCACCGGACGGACGCCTTCAAATTCCTCAAGCGGACGCACGGCCCGTACGACCTGATCTTCGCCGATCCGCCCTATCACGCCTGGCCGCTTAAAAAGTTATTGCCTGCCCTGGGGCGGGGTGCTATGATATCTCCAGGCGGTCTTTTGATCGTCGAGCATTTTCGTAAAACCGCACTCCCGAAGCCGTCGGGCAAGCTGCGGGTTGTCCGCGCCTATGAATACGGAGACACGGTTTTAACCCTTTACCGCGAAGAATCGAGTCCAGGATGA
- the coaD gene encoding pantetheine-phosphate adenylyltransferase, producing MKIGVYPGTFDPITNGHIDIIRRSLQVFDKVIVAVAPNPKKKPIFDIRERVEMIREATRDIRNVEIEIFEGLLAEYMRRKGVHAIIRGLRAISDFEHEFMMALINRKLDGNVETVFLMPSEEYSYVTSSAVKEVASYGGIVKDLVPSIVARRLQEHFKKKQK from the coding sequence ATGAAAATCGGCGTCTACCCGGGGACATTCGATCCGATCACGAACGGGCATATCGACATCATCCGCCGAAGCCTTCAGGTCTTCGACAAGGTGATCGTGGCCGTCGCCCCCAATCCCAAAAAGAAGCCGATCTTCGACATCCGCGAGCGCGTCGAGATGATCCGGGAAGCCACCCGGGACATCCGGAACGTGGAAATCGAGATCTTCGAAGGACTGCTGGCCGAATACATGAGACGCAAAGGCGTCCATGCGATCATCCGGGGGCTGCGGGCGATCTCGGACTTCGAGCATGAATTCATGATGGCGCTGATCAACCGCAAGCTGGACGGCAACGTGGAGACCGTCTTCTTGATGCCGAGCGAGGAATACTCCTACGTCACCTCGAGCGCGGTCAAAGAGGTGGCCAGTTACGGGGGAATCGTCAAAGATCTGGTCCCTTCCATCGTCGCCCGGCGCTTGCAGGAACATTTCAAGAAAAAACAGAAATGA
- a CDS encoding pyridoxal phosphate-dependent aminotransferase: MKLAQRVSTVQPSATLALSAKAKALKAQGIEVIDFGLGEPDFDTPEAVKNAAIEALRAGFTKYTAPGGIDDLKAAIVEKFQRDNHLRYEKNQVVVSCGAKHSLYNLAQVLFERGDEVLIPAPYWVSYPDQVRLNDATPVFIETREENRFLLTRALLAQRITPRTKALILNTPSNPTGSAYTQKQIEELAEVILEKRLIVISDEIYEPFVYDRFQHVSIAALSPELKDRTIVVNGVSKAYAMTGWRIGYAAGPKEVVTAIETVQSQSTSNPTSIAQKAAVAALRGGPEFTRTMVAEFDRRRRYIVDRLNQMTGVSCLMPTGAFYAFPNVTDLLQSRWKDRVLKTANDLADYFLEEARTAVVAGDAFGAPGHLRISYATALPLIEKGMDRMAEAISKLKVKN, from the coding sequence ATGAAACTCGCCCAACGCGTCAGCACCGTTCAGCCGTCCGCGACGCTGGCCCTCTCGGCCAAAGCGAAAGCGCTCAAGGCCCAGGGAATCGAGGTGATCGATTTCGGCCTGGGCGAACCGGACTTCGACACGCCCGAAGCGGTGAAAAACGCCGCGATCGAGGCGCTGCGGGCCGGCTTCACGAAGTACACCGCCCCCGGCGGGATCGACGACCTGAAAGCGGCCATCGTTGAAAAGTTTCAGCGAGACAACCACCTCCGGTACGAGAAGAACCAGGTCGTCGTTTCCTGTGGGGCGAAGCACAGCCTCTACAACCTGGCCCAGGTGCTGTTCGAGCGCGGCGATGAAGTGCTGATCCCCGCGCCGTACTGGGTTTCCTATCCGGATCAGGTCCGGCTCAACGACGCCACGCCGGTCTTCATCGAGACCCGCGAAGAGAACCGTTTCCTGCTGACGAGGGCGCTGCTGGCCCAGCGGATCACCCCCCGCACGAAGGCGCTGATCCTGAACACGCCGTCCAACCCGACCGGATCGGCCTACACGCAAAAACAGATCGAGGAGCTCGCCGAGGTCATTCTGGAAAAACGGCTGATCGTCATCTCGGACGAGATCTACGAGCCGTTCGTGTACGATCGGTTCCAGCACGTCAGCATCGCGGCCCTTTCCCCCGAACTGAAGGACCGGACGATCGTCGTGAACGGCGTGTCGAAAGCGTATGCGATGACCGGCTGGCGGATCGGCTATGCCGCCGGACCCAAGGAGGTCGTCACGGCCATCGAGACCGTCCAAAGTCAGAGCACCTCGAACCCGACATCGATCGCACAGAAGGCGGCCGTGGCGGCCCTGCGCGGCGGCCCGGAATTTACACGGACCATGGTGGCCGAGTTCGACCGGCGCCGCCGCTACATTGTGGACCGCTTGAATCAAATGACGGGCGTGTCCTGCCTCATGCCGACGGGGGCCTTCTATGCCTTCCCCAACGTCACGGACCTGCTTCAATCCCGATGGAAGGACCGCGTCCTGAAAACGGCCAACGACCTGGCGGATTATTTCCTGGAAGAAGCCCGGACCGCCGTGGTCGCCGGAGACGCCTTCGGCGCACCGGGTCATCTGCGAATTTCCTACGCCACCGCCCTGCCGTTGATCGAAAAGGGCATGGACCGGATGGCCGAGGCCATTTCAAAACTTAAAGTCAAAAATTAG
- a CDS encoding FmdB family zinc ribbon protein: MPIYEYECESCHHRIEVMQKINDPPLKKCDRCGKKLKKIISASGIQFKGSGWYVTDYSQKMKSKEDKKPGDGKKKEASASAPDASSKPNSAPKSDSPAKKEPSSKS, translated from the coding sequence TTGCCGATTTACGAATACGAGTGCGAATCCTGCCATCACCGCATCGAGGTCATGCAAAAAATAAACGATCCTCCGTTGAAAAAATGCGACCGTTGCGGCAAAAAACTAAAAAAGATCATTTCCGCTTCCGGCATCCAGTTCAAGGGGTCCGGATGGTATGTGACGGACTATTCGCAGAAGATGAAATCCAAGGAAGACAAGAAACCCGGAGATGGCAAGAAGAAAGAAGCGTCCGCTTCGGCGCCGGACGCTTCCTCCAAGCCCAACAGCGCCCCTAAATCGGATAGTCCGGCCAAGAAAGAGCCCTCCTCCAAATCCTAG
- a CDS encoding Ig-like domain-containing protein, whose product MLPWDLESQKPLLIRTPLILIFSFCLFFSGVLPAWSQTAQLSWDPNTDPDLGGYKIYYGTSSRNYSQSVDAGRAVNYEITGLLGGVIYYFAATAYNTAGQESAYSNEVTYMSGNSSPVAGPLATITVTPASSTIGTGYTQQYAAIGKDAQGLQLSDVAFIWSSSDPGTAAISNTGLASGLSAGSASISASSGGVVSHSSLLQVTAPSDQSTPPSTQVTPPTNQVSETSPPNVQAAVIEISPLSAVIAVDTSQQFVAIAKDAQGSQLNGVPVTWASSSSDTATINSAGMATALSVGTSQIFAMAASVRSNSVALTVTHPQQSYTTASGGGCGFVRMKGGRPPDARQIAANLLIFSVPLLFSVLSKRAKQWLNMRREDWVELFAVWNGLRVAAVAVGVFLFAVMTQEAMTFISSAI is encoded by the coding sequence ATGCTGCCCTGGGACCTGGAATCTCAAAAGCCACTCCTGATTCGAACTCCACTTATCCTCATTTTTTCATTCTGCCTGTTTTTTTCAGGCGTTCTTCCGGCATGGTCGCAGACGGCTCAACTCAGCTGGGACCCCAACACCGATCCTGATTTGGGCGGATACAAGATCTATTACGGAACCTCCTCCAGAAATTATTCCCAGTCCGTCGATGCAGGCCGTGCCGTGAATTACGAAATCACCGGGCTCCTGGGAGGCGTTATTTATTATTTCGCCGCCACGGCATATAACACGGCCGGCCAGGAAAGCGCCTATTCAAACGAAGTCACGTACATGTCCGGAAATTCTTCTCCGGTCGCGGGGCCGCTTGCGACCATCACCGTAACACCCGCCTCCTCGACGATCGGAACGGGCTACACCCAGCAGTATGCCGCAATCGGGAAGGATGCCCAAGGACTGCAATTGAGCGACGTTGCGTTCATTTGGTCGTCGAGCGATCCGGGCACGGCCGCGATCAGCAACACAGGGCTGGCCAGCGGGCTTTCAGCCGGCAGCGCGTCGATTTCGGCCTCAAGCGGCGGCGTGGTGAGTCATTCGTCTCTGCTTCAGGTCACCGCCCCGTCGGATCAGAGTACTCCTCCGTCAACCCAGGTCACCCCTCCGACGAATCAAGTCTCGGAAACATCGCCGCCGAATGTCCAGGCGGCGGTCATTGAAATAAGCCCTCTATCAGCCGTCATTGCGGTTGATACCAGCCAGCAATTCGTGGCGATCGCAAAAGATGCGCAGGGATCCCAACTCAACGGAGTCCCGGTCACGTGGGCTTCCAGCAGTTCCGACACCGCCACGATCAACAGCGCCGGCATGGCGACCGCCCTGTCCGTGGGAACGTCGCAGATCTTCGCCATGGCCGCTTCGGTGAGAAGCAACTCCGTCGCTCTCACGGTCACCCATCCGCAGCAATCGTACACGACGGCCAGCGGCGGCGGGTGCGGTTTTGTCCGGATGAAGGGCGGGCGGCCGCCCGATGCCAGACAAATCGCCGCCAACCTGCTGATTTTCTCTGTTCCCCTCCTATTCAGCGTCCTCTCGAAGCGAGCGAAGCAATGGTTGAACATGCGGCGGGAGGATTGGGTCGAGCTTTTTGCGGTCTGGAACGGGTTGAGGGTCGCGGCGGTCGCCGTCGGTGTCTTCCTTTTCGCCGTCATGACGCAGGAGGCGATGACGTTCATTTCCAGCGCCATTTAA